Proteins found in one Planctomycetes bacterium MalM25 genomic segment:
- the leuA_2 gene encoding 2-isopropylmalate synthase: MADQPRPITIFDTTLRDGEQSPGCSMNLAEKLEMAQALADLRVDVIEAGFPIASPGDFESVKQIAEAVKGVQVCGLARCNDKDIDRAGEAIKNAEAPRIHVFLATSAIHREFKLKMDKAEILRRAVEGVKRARNLCDNIEFSPEDAARTEPDFLCEIVEAAIEAGATTLNIPDTVGYATPAHMGRVFKTLVDRVPNIDRAVLSAHCHDDLGMAVANSLAAVENGAGQIECTVNGIGERAGNCSLEEVVMALRTRGDYYGADTRIDATRLVPTSRLLSAVTGNEVQRNKAIVGRNAFAHESGIHQDGMLKEPTTYEIMRPEDVGFTKTDLVLGKHSGRAALADRLKALGHPVEGDRLMKVFEEFKRLADKKKEVYDADLIALVETRDATDDDWAFISYEIMTRSDGVPGASITLSRGGEETTETFFGGDGPLDALFRAVEKVTGVQLEVRDYRVHSVSKGKDAQGEANLEAVADGRLYRGRGVSTDTVEASTRAFVAAVNQAQAGGGPPADVRRQAV, encoded by the coding sequence ATGGCCGACCAACCGCGACCGATCACGATCTTCGACACCACGCTCCGCGACGGCGAGCAGTCCCCCGGCTGCAGCATGAACCTCGCGGAGAAGCTGGAGATGGCCCAGGCGCTGGCCGATTTGCGGGTCGATGTGATTGAGGCCGGCTTCCCGATCGCCTCGCCGGGCGACTTCGAGAGCGTCAAGCAGATCGCCGAAGCGGTGAAGGGTGTGCAGGTCTGCGGCCTCGCCCGCTGCAACGACAAGGACATCGACCGCGCCGGCGAAGCGATCAAGAACGCCGAGGCGCCGCGGATCCACGTCTTCCTCGCCACCAGCGCGATCCACCGCGAGTTCAAGCTCAAGATGGACAAGGCGGAGATCCTCCGCCGCGCCGTCGAGGGCGTGAAGCGGGCCCGCAACCTGTGCGACAACATCGAGTTCTCGCCCGAGGATGCAGCGCGCACCGAGCCCGACTTCTTGTGCGAGATCGTCGAGGCGGCCATCGAAGCCGGCGCGACGACGCTCAACATCCCTGACACGGTCGGCTACGCCACGCCCGCGCACATGGGCCGCGTCTTCAAGACGCTGGTCGATCGCGTGCCGAACATCGACCGGGCGGTCCTCAGCGCTCACTGCCACGACGACCTCGGCATGGCCGTGGCGAATAGTTTGGCCGCCGTCGAGAACGGCGCCGGGCAGATCGAGTGCACGGTCAACGGCATCGGCGAGCGGGCGGGCAACTGCTCCTTGGAGGAGGTCGTCATGGCGCTCCGCACGCGGGGCGACTACTACGGCGCCGACACGCGGATCGACGCCACGCGCCTCGTCCCGACCAGCCGCTTGCTGTCGGCCGTTACCGGCAACGAGGTGCAGCGCAACAAGGCGATCGTCGGCCGCAACGCGTTCGCGCACGAGTCGGGCATCCACCAGGACGGCATGCTCAAGGAGCCGACGACCTACGAGATCATGCGCCCCGAGGACGTCGGCTTCACGAAGACCGACTTGGTTCTCGGCAAGCACTCGGGCCGCGCCGCGCTCGCCGACCGGCTGAAGGCGCTCGGCCACCCGGTCGAGGGCGATCGGTTGATGAAGGTCTTCGAGGAGTTCAAGCGCCTCGCCGACAAGAAGAAGGAGGTCTACGACGCCGACCTCATCGCCTTGGTCGAGACACGCGACGCGACCGACGACGACTGGGCGTTCATCTCCTACGAGATCATGACCCGCTCCGACGGCGTTCCGGGCGCTTCGATCACCCTGTCGCGGGGCGGCGAGGAGACGACCGAGACCTTCTTCGGCGGCGACGGCCCGCTCGACGCGTTGTTTCGCGCGGTGGAGAAAGTCACCGGCGTGCAACTCGAGGTGCGCGACTACCGCGTGCACAGCGTCTCCAAGGGCAAAGACGCCCAGGGCGAGGCGAACCTCGAGGCGGTCGCCGACGGCCGCCTGTACCGCGGCCGGGGCGTGAGCACCGACACGGTCGAGGCGAGCACCCGGGCGTTCGTCGCCGCGGTGAACCAGGCCCAAGCCGGCGGCGGCCCCCCCGCCGACGTGCGCCGGCAGGCCGTTTAG
- a CDS encoding RNA polymerase sigma factor produces MALSTLDRDLLERLLAGQPDAWPLFVDRFLGLVSTTVGHAADCRGVLLSSADREDLVADVFVTLLDRDMAVLRRFQRRSSLATYLAVIARRVAVRRLMQRAGQSPENPPGFPETVPNGEASVEQRVADSEQVAEMLGGLAESEAQVVRLFHLEGRTYHEISLSTGVPENSIGPVLSRARSRLRRQGNAG; encoded by the coding sequence GTGGCCCTTTCCACCCTCGATCGCGATTTGCTCGAACGCCTGCTGGCGGGACAGCCCGACGCCTGGCCGCTCTTTGTTGATCGGTTCTTGGGCTTGGTCTCTACCACGGTCGGCCACGCCGCCGATTGCCGGGGCGTGCTGCTCTCCTCGGCCGACCGCGAGGACTTGGTAGCGGACGTCTTTGTCACGCTGCTCGACCGCGACATGGCGGTCCTCCGCCGCTTCCAACGCCGCAGTTCGCTCGCGACCTACTTGGCAGTGATCGCCCGACGTGTCGCCGTGCGTCGGCTGATGCAGCGCGCCGGGCAGAGCCCTGAGAACCCACCCGGCTTTCCGGAGACGGTTCCCAACGGCGAGGCGTCCGTCGAGCAACGGGTCGCCGACAGCGAGCAGGTTGCCGAGATGCTCGGCGGTTTGGCCGAATCGGAGGCGCAGGTCGTGCGGCTGTTCCATCTCGAGGGCCGGACCTACCACGAGATCAGTCTCAGCACCGGCGTGCCCGAGAACTCGATCGGCCCGGTCCTCAGCCGCGCCCGCTCGCGACTGCGCCGCCAGGGCAACGCGGGCTGA
- a CDS encoding Ferredoxin 1 — protein MPHVVTQPCFDCKYTDCVVVCPVECFYEGEKMLYIHPDECIDCEACVPECPVEAIFHEDNLPDDQQEYIALNAEKAAECEVITEKKEPLADD, from the coding sequence ATGCCGCACGTCGTCACCCAACCCTGCTTCGATTGCAAGTACACCGATTGCGTGGTCGTCTGCCCGGTCGAGTGCTTCTACGAAGGCGAGAAGATGCTCTACATCCACCCGGATGAGTGCATCGACTGCGAGGCGTGTGTCCCCGAGTGCCCGGTCGAGGCGATCTTCCACGAGGACAACCTCCCCGACGACCAGCAAGAGTACATCGCCCTGAACGCCGAGAAGGCCGCCGAGTGCGAAGTGATCACCGAGAAGAAAGAGCCGCTCGCCGACGATTGA
- a CDS encoding HNH endonuclease: protein MATAAAFSSTARGGGPSALSSSVLVLNRQYMAIHVIDVRRAFGLLMRELAEVIHIEDGQYANYDFASWRDLSELRAAFTEEDPAENEHVDWVQAINFQIQAPRILRLLHFDRVPRQRVRLNRRNLFARDGGKCQYCGKTFPTSELSIDHVVPSCNGGETTWENVVCACVKCNVRKGGRTPEQAGMKLAKKPVRPKRSPLLAVKLSEPKYVSWKSFVNAAYWSVDLK from the coding sequence ATGGCGACGGCAGCGGCTTTTTCCAGCACCGCACGCGGCGGCGGGCCCTCGGCCCTCTCCTCCAGCGTGCTGGTCCTTAACCGCCAGTACATGGCGATCCACGTGATCGACGTGCGGCGGGCGTTCGGCTTGCTCATGCGCGAGCTGGCCGAGGTGATCCACATCGAGGACGGCCAATACGCCAACTACGACTTCGCGTCGTGGCGCGACCTGAGCGAGCTGCGCGCCGCCTTCACCGAGGAGGACCCGGCCGAGAACGAGCACGTCGATTGGGTCCAGGCGATCAACTTCCAGATCCAGGCGCCCCGCATCCTGCGTTTGTTGCACTTCGATCGCGTGCCGCGTCAACGCGTGCGCCTCAACCGCCGCAACCTGTTCGCCCGCGACGGAGGCAAGTGCCAGTACTGCGGCAAGACCTTCCCGACCAGCGAGCTGTCGATCGACCACGTGGTGCCCAGCTGCAACGGGGGCGAGACCACCTGGGAGAACGTCGTCTGTGCGTGCGTGAAATGCAACGTCCGCAAAGGGGGCCGCACCCCCGAGCAGGCCGGGATGAAGCTCGCCAAGAAACCGGTCCGCCCCAAGCGGAGCCCCCTGCTCGCGGTCAAGCTGAGCGAGCCGAAGTACGTCAGCTGGAAGTCGTTCGTGAACGCGGCGTACTGGTCGGTGGATTTGAAGTGA
- the epsF_7 gene encoding Type II secretion system protein F encodes MFDSISAGSPASARTLAALCDRLAISLEAGIDVRRVWRSEASRNRGRAARVCAEVADDLEQGVGLDQAIADAGAFFPPLFVEMTRVGEQTGSSVEVFRRLAKHYQNQVAHARNFRSAIAWPVLQLLAALAIVAVLIAIGGVLKNARGEPLDMLGLGLVGTRGLMIYLNSLMGVALLLGLAWTVIRRQPEWGARLRGFASRVPGIGSVFQKLSLARIAWALRLMLNVEMDLRGVGPIALRASDNAFYAQHGEAVAGWISRGLPLSESFGQTRVFPREFLDTLEVAEQAGTIVESMDRLTRQYEEEAESAIHKLSIVLATVVWAGVACLVILLIFRVFSFYTGILEDALEGL; translated from the coding sequence GTGTTCGATTCGATCAGCGCCGGATCGCCGGCCTCGGCTCGGACTTTGGCCGCGCTGTGCGACCGACTCGCGATCTCGCTCGAGGCGGGCATCGACGTGCGCCGCGTCTGGCGGAGCGAGGCGTCTCGCAACCGGGGCCGCGCCGCGCGGGTCTGCGCCGAAGTCGCCGACGACCTCGAACAGGGCGTCGGCCTCGATCAAGCGATCGCCGACGCCGGGGCCTTCTTCCCCCCGCTGTTCGTCGAGATGACGCGCGTCGGCGAGCAGACCGGCTCGTCCGTCGAGGTCTTCCGGCGGTTGGCAAAGCACTACCAGAACCAGGTCGCCCACGCCCGCAACTTCCGCTCCGCAATCGCGTGGCCCGTGTTGCAACTGCTTGCGGCGCTGGCGATCGTCGCCGTGCTGATCGCGATCGGTGGCGTCTTGAAGAACGCCCGGGGCGAACCGCTCGACATGCTGGGCCTCGGTCTGGTCGGCACGCGCGGTTTGATGATCTACCTCAACTCGCTGATGGGCGTCGCCCTGCTGCTGGGCCTGGCTTGGACCGTGATCCGCCGCCAACCCGAATGGGGCGCACGGCTGCGGGGGTTCGCGAGCCGCGTCCCCGGGATCGGCTCGGTGTTTCAGAAGCTCTCGCTCGCCCGCATCGCGTGGGCGTTGCGTCTGATGCTGAACGTCGAGATGGACCTGCGGGGAGTTGGCCCGATCGCGCTGCGGGCCTCGGACAACGCGTTCTACGCCCAGCACGGCGAGGCGGTCGCCGGATGGATCTCGCGGGGTCTGCCCCTCTCCGAGAGCTTCGGGCAGACGCGCGTCTTCCCGCGGGAGTTCCTCGACACGCTCGAGGTCGCCGAGCAGGCGGGCACGATCGTCGAGTCGATGGACCGCCTCACCCGGCAGTACGAGGAGGAGGCCGAGTCGGCCATCCACAAGCTCAGCATCGTTCTGGCGACCGTCGTGTGGGCCGGGGTGGCGTGCCTGGTGATCCTGCTGATCTTCCGCGTCTTCAGCTTCTACACGGGCATCCTAGAGGACGCCCTGGAAGGCCTTTGA